The window GATTACTCAAAAGTGTAATAAAAACCAGATACCAATGATAAAATCTAAAAGAAAATGAATACTAAATTTAATTCAAGTACATTAAACATATATGAAAAGAATATATCTGAATCAGTAAATTCAAGTCAATTGATGTTGCCAAGTATGCCTATTTAAAAGAAGAGAAAGTCCTACAATAGCACTCCATAGCTCACATAAGAGAATATATAAATGACCAAAAAATACCACACAAAGCTCTTGATTCAATCAATATAATCAATTAAGACTCATCCATGTACAGTGAAGCTCGCGAAGTCACAACGCTGAAAGTAGCATGGATTGCACAACCACTGAACCAAAACAAACAGCCACCTCACCTCACTGGAATAATGGTGTCGGCACAATCAATACATTGCTTATTTGGAGTTAGGAGTTGATAGAGCAAATCAAACCAACGATGGAACTCTAGATTCGCACAATGAAGGTTGGCGATTGGAGACTCAAAGCTTCCTGTTCGAAAGCCACATCACTCAATTTCCAATCGAGGACCTTAGGGGAAGTGATTAAGAGAAGAGAGACGACGGATTCGCCGGATGCGCCAGATCGGTGGGAGGGATAGGGAGAGTTTTTGTTTTTTCCAATTTAGAAGGATTTATAGTATTTTCACACTTTCCTCCAGGGTGACTCGAACCCAGGACCTAACGGTTGTGGGTGGAGGTATTTTACCAACCGACCAGGCTCAATTGTTGAAGGGTTTGTTAGGGTGAGAGTGACAGAGGGGGTTCTATCTTTTAGGGTGAGATTAGTGCCTGATAGAAATAAAGGTAGCAACGGTCTGATTACGCCATATTATATACTTAACCGTCGTTTTCCAAATAAATAATATGGTTGTTGAACTAACGCCATAATGTTTTGCTTATTACAACAGTTTGAATAAGCCGCCATTTTAAAATCTCCATTAATTTTCCGATTTTTGTAGTGCTataccaataagagtacaaaagagagtacaaaattagagtaaatattctaattaatcccaaataccctaagggaataacctcacaagatcactccaaagaaagggttcacacaagtactttctaacacttaattctcatacaaaacactcttaataaaggaggaaagaaagaaacaagaaatgaagactcaagtcttgttggtgtgtttaaaatgaactaatgtcctttccttttataggcaaaaaaatATTTGCCTCTTAGTTGTAAAAGAAAttatacaacttgtgcaaatgatatccaccacacaatgcaatatttttgggtcccaaagaatattgccatcaaagtctacactttgcaaataTGTTTATGCTTTTATGTGAGATagactccattagccaaaatattggtcatattacaaatctccaccttggcctaaatTTGGCTGATATAATAAATTTGCTCCAActtctccgcaaaagccccagtgggcatatgtcaaaatttaatgccatcaaaatcagacaagttgtctgataccgaaaTTGTAGTAGGGCCTATAAAAGTGGAtatacaacgaaccagatctgtgtgctttcatgatcacaagagcacaatgagaaacttttagaacttcaccttcacctgtgtacttgcacccaagaaATTCTAGAGTGCCTAAAGAGATGAGActtttcttcaagtcaggaacatgtctaacaaCGGTGAGAATTCTCACCATACtatcgtgcattttgattcggactgtacctttttcaaaaactttgcaGGCAacattgttgcccatcaagataactccacctccaatagattcatatgtggtaaataaattctgattgggacacatatgataagaacaacctgAATCTAAAATCTACtgattgttagatttgaaactattattagttgctaaaaaaatagttccctcagtctcatcagcagttacacttgcttcggcaatgtcaatatttttgtgctcatttttcctttccttatgcttttctttatttttcagcttaTAGCATTCAGATATAATGTGACCTTTTTTATGAAAATAGAgacactctaaattattgtatttggATATGGAGTCGGATTTGCCCCTAAAGAATATGCCAACTTCCACTTGAGTTTCACTAGCTTTCCtagtaatatctctatctatctgttctttttattttaagatagatttaatatcattataagagatattatcctttgcataaaaTATAGTATCTTTTATATTcttaaaagatgggggtagagaacaaagcagtaacacggcttgatcctcatctttaatttccacatctatattactcaaatccataagaatagAATCGaaggtgtcaagatgagagagaatagaggtacctgcacccatacgaattgtataaagcttctgcttcaggtaaagtctatttttcACCGTCCttttcatatataaggttttcaatttttcctACATTCCTTTGGCtgtggtttctacagaaacttcacgtaaaacctcatttgagataTTTAAAATGATAcatgcttttgcctttttgtctatgatggAAAACTCCTCATCCACCATTTTATCTGgattcttctcctttccttgcaacgccaaatctaagccatcatgaattaggatagcttccatctcaACATAAGTCTTTGTTAAAGTCATATTGGCTACTGAAACAAATCcggttagatccggctctgataccaatttgttaggttCGGGAAATCGGGTAATgcaaaatttagccaaacaacgttataatgacaataacaaagacaatgcaagttgataataacagcaattaaagtagataaagaagacaccaatttaacgtggttccgtcagtgtgacctacgtccacaagtaGAGATGggcaattttactataccaataagagtacaaaaaagagcacaaaattagagtaaatactcatattaatcccaaataccctaaggtaataacctcacaagatcactccaaagaaagggttcacacaagtgcttcccaacacttaattctcatacaaaacactcttaataaaggaggaaaggaagaaacaagaaatgaaaactcaagtcttgttggtgtgtttaaaatgaactaatgtcctttccttttataggaaaaaaagtcttggcctcttagttgtaaaagaaaagatataacttgtgcaaatgatatccaccacacaatgcaatatttttgggtcccaaagaatattgccaacaaagtttACACTTTACAAAtatgcttatgcttatgtgagatggactccattagccaaaatattggtcATATTACAAATGGCTTCTTTTGCTTTTCAGAGTGCAGCACTGATGAGGACTGCATGTATGCCGGTTCTTGTAACATATGCAAAAGTTTTGATCCTAATCTACGCCTAAATTAAAGGATCATTCATGGCGTATTCAACTTGATCGAGATGAATTCTACTACTCATGTTTTGTGTTGTTGGTAAATTGTtgtcttttcttttccccttttcagatttgtttctcaaaaggaaaaataaagtaaaataatgaGACCAAGTTCAAATGTTCTTGGGGCATGCATGATGCATGGTCTACAACTGTTTCTGCATTTGTACTTCTAATAAGAATCTCGACCAGCTTGCTTAATTATTGATAGGCTATATGTATATCCCTGTTATGTTTTGataatctaacaaacttactgtcaagaaccagataaggaacctgttacacattctCAAGGCCTTAAGATCAAAAGGTTCCAGCTTGGGATATGGTTCAACTCTTCAAAGTCAAAGGAACAATATTGGAAACAGATAACTACCGTTTCCCAAGGAAACTGCACAAGTTAACTGCCCCAGTTGTAAAGTTGTTGCCTGCACACGCTTCGGTACAGAAATAACGCagcagtcaactttatggggagtgtcttttacctaccttgcttacatcatcctAGTGATGTCACAAATGCATTATTAGcgtcaaggaaggtaaaacaaatGACTCGAACACTTTGAGAATTTACTCAAGCACACTCATAGTGATTGATCATCAAGAAAAcgattctcaagtgcatcaagaacaaagaacaacactacTACGGACCATTTCTCCATATCAAgttattgtatgtccttagttgagttgtaactttataatagttcttcaattgtaattcctacttagcgtGCTTAGAAGTATTACgtaggaaaccctttgtaaatcataaacccttatgtttgtgtcttggctagagttagtcgagttgtaaagtctttgtaatagagttactacaaagtggcttgtaatagaatATTGcatagtgagggattaagaggttaattcctaggttacataggttgtaatctgaaagttgctcagtagtgaagttgaaatcctacaagggtaggtggTGGTTTAtaatcccgttgagctgggaaatttccacgtaaaattcctccTGTCATTTACTCACTGCAGTGTGTGTGGTTTCTATGGGAACTTATATTTGTGGGAACTTATGAAGAACCTgtttctctatatagtttggtggacccttaaattttatcaattggtatcagagcatgttCTTTATATCAGGCTAACgcctagaaaggatcctcatggctgctccaccaaactttgaagaagttcagtCCACCTACAGGCTACCAAGGTTCAATGGCCAGTAttatggatggtggaagacaaggatGCACGATTTTATCATGGCTAAAGATTCCGAGCTCTAGGACGTTATCTGTGATGGACCATTCGTTCTCACAAAAACCAGTGGTGACCCTGCTGTAACTATTCCCAAAATAAGAAAAGCATTTAATGATGCCGACCGGAAAGCCATagagaagaattttcgtgcaaagaaaatccttgtcTGTGATATTGGTCCTAATGAATACAATAGGATATCTTCATGTCAGTCAGCCAAGAAAATCTGGGAAGCTCTCCAGATAACTCATGAAGGAACAACACAGGTCAAGCAATCCAAGATCGATATGCTCACAACTGAATacgagctcttcaggatgaaagATGATGAATCCATCCAAGATATGCATACTCGCTTCACCTCTATCATTAATGAGCTCCACTCTCTTGGTGAAATTATTCCAAAAAACAAGCTTGTTAGGAAAATCCTTAGTGTGCTgcccagttcttgggaaagcaaagtaaACGCCATTATAGAGGCGAAGGACTTGTAGAAGCTGACCATCGATGAACTCGTTGGCAATCTGAGAAcatatgaaatgaagaaaaagaaggacaaTGAAAGAAGAGAGACCAAAAGagagaagaacctggtcctcaagacGGACATCAATGATTCAAGTGGTGAGGATGGTGATATGGCTTACTTGACAagaagatttcagaagatggtTTGCAGAAATGGAGGCATTTCAAAAAGTGGGAGTTCTAGCAAGCCAAAAAACTATGACCTCTGTCATAAGTGTGGCAAGCCAGGATACTTCATCAAGAACTGTCCCCTCCTAAAGAAGGATCAATTCAAGCACAACATAGACAAAGCAGCCatgaggaacccggttcctgatAAATGCTTCAAGAGAAAGAATGTCGCTGACAATATTGTGAAAAAAGatcttgctgcatggggagattcctccagcgaatttgaaaaagaaaataatcacGGTGATAGTTCAATAATGGTAGTAGAAAGTGAATCAAATGAGTAtgactcaatctttgccttgatggctcagtctgatgatgatgaggatgacgacgatgatgaggtaaattttctggatgttcagagaaatctgaaatcttatTCTCCTAAAAAACTCATGTCTTTAGCAAATATGTTAATTGATGTTTATCAcagtcttataaatgataaagatGCTTTAACTGTGGAATTAGGAGAAGCAGAACAGACCAGAGATGACCTAGTAGTCGTTGTAGTTgatttaaaggaaataattgaGAACCTGAAGAAATAGAAGGATGTCGTAgatgaaaaaattacaaatatagAACATGAAAAAGATTATCTAATGTCGTTATGGTAGTCCTAAAAGAGACCATTGAGTgtgtaagaaaagaaaaagaagtcttAACTGAGAGGGTTGCTAACAttgagcatgagagagatgacctattaGTGGTGCTAGTGGACTTGAAGGAAACAATTGGGGAACTTAAAATGGAGAGTAGACCTGAAAATTCTCAAaaaggaaaggaagttgcaagtgaggcacacattaagcttgaaagtgaGATAAATTCAGTGAAGTCTAGTCTGTgtgctgagcttgagaaaaacaaacaacttcatGAAGAACTAGGAAGAGTGAAGAGTGACCTTGAAAAATCactcaagtggacctggtcctcttatgctatcactgccatgtacacCAACAATGGGGGAAACATGCAGGGGATTGGGTTCCAAAGGGAAAAGATTCCTTACAATCCTCATAGCAAGTACGTTACTGTACCTGATAATTGACTTTGCACTCACTGTGGCAACACTGGGAACTTTAAAGAAAACTGTAAGGCCAAATTTCAGTcacaacagaaaaacaaagttttcgctgaaaaagtaactactggtagagaacctggtccctcataTAAAAAACGCATGATGCCTGTTTGGACCAGAAGATCCCTCATTCACCCCTTTcatcattacaagggacccaaactcgtttgggttcctaagtctaattcCTGATTTTCTTGTGCAGTGAACAGTCAAAGGAAGCAGCCTAtaatggtacatggatagcggCTGCTCAAAGGATATGACTGGAAGtacaaatgatttcctttcacttaAGGCCCTGCAAGGAGGAAgtatatcctttggaaatggcaaGAAATGATATATTCTGGGAGTTAGAAGGATTGATaagtctctctcacactcaatcgAAAGTGTGTACTACATGAATGGGTTGAAGTACAGCTTGCTAAGTGTTTCCAAGATCTGTAACaagggaaacaaggtggaatttaTGTCAAAAATATGTACAGTCACAAACCTAGTGACTGGTGAAGTGGTGCTAGTAgcaaaaagatacaaaaatatctttgttgctgattttgagtctcTGCAGAATGGTTATCTCAGCTGTCTAAGtgctgttgatgatgatgctgaattaTGGCATAGGAGACTGGGTCATGCAAGTTTCATGTTGCTGAACATATTGGTCAGGAAGGACCTGGTTTGTGGTCTGCCCAAGTCAAGTTTCAAGGATCACaaagtgtgtgatgcatgtgtaaaaggCAAGCAACTCAGATCGTCATTCAAGCCCAAAAAGAAAGTTAGtacctcaaggccacttgatcttcTTCACATGGATATATATGGACCCATGAGGGTGTCAAGCAGGGGAGGAAAGAAATATATCTTCGTTATAGTTGACGATTACTCCAGATTCACCTGGACTCTGTTTctcagaaccaaggatgaaacctttGAAGTGTTTGTTGCCTTTGTCAAAAAGATTCAAGTGAAGATGGGTAATAATGTAGCTTGCATCAGGTCTGATCATGGGATAGAGtttgacaatgccaaatttgatgagttaTGTATTGAAAATGGTATCACTCACAATATTTCagctccaagaacacctcaacaaaatagtgttgtggagaggaagaatagaactcttgaagacatggcaaggACAATGTTGATTGGCAGTGGGATTACAAAGAATTTCTGGGCAAAAGCTGTCAATACtgcttgctacttggtgaacaagACTCCATATGAACAAGACTCCATATGAAATGGTGaatggaaggaagcccaagcTGACACATCTAAGGACCTTTGGGTGTAAATGTTTTGTACTCAAGAATAGAAAGGAAACTCTAGGAAAAttcgatgccaaaagtgatgaaggaatctttctggGATACTCAtctcaaagcaaagcttacaaaGTATACAACAAAAGAATCAATGTGTTGAAGAGAGtatacatgtgatctttgatgaatctcaccTCTCCTGTGAGAAGGACAAACGTGTTGACCAAAATGGAGAACCTTTATCTGTTCAAGGTGAAGTTATTGACATGGAAAATGGAAAGGCAGACATGATGAGTCATGTCAAGGAATCTAGTGAAGATGATGCAAATACATCTCCATCCATTAGAGAGGAACCTGGTCCCACGATCACAACAACTGAAGCTAAAAATATAGTTGTTGATGCAGTCCAAGGTACTCCACTTGCTGAAGTAAGAAGCGGCCAAGAACCTCAGTCAGATATACCTGGCTCCTTTACCAATGAGATTCAGGTACCAAATTGGAAACACAAAAGCTCACATCCTCTCGACTCAGGAATTCAGACCAGGTCAAAAGCTAGaaactcacttgccttctcagcctttctttCTCAAATAGAGCCTAAAAACATCAAAGAATCTTTGAAAGATGCAGACTGGATCAATGCCATGAAAGAAGAGCTAAATCAATTTGAAAAAAACAAAGTATGGCACCTGGTTCCTCGACCTGCAGATCGAACTGTTGTAGGAACTAGGTGGGTATTTAggaacaaacttgatgagtttggaaacaCAACAACAAATAAGGCAAGGCTTGcagttcaaggctacaatcaggaagaaaggattgactatgatgaaacttttgctccagttgctcgAATGGAAGCTATCAGAATCCTAATAGACTTTGCATCACATATGGAATTCACactattccaaatggatgtcaaaagtgcatttctgaatggcttCCTAAAAGAAGAAGTTTATGTCAAGCAACCCCCTAGATTTGAGAGTCACGAGCATCCTGAGCATGTGTTCAAACTGGACAAGGTACGAGCATCCCGATCTTTGTATGAAAGGTTATCAAAGTTCcttctagaaaatggctttacaagagggaaaattgacaacactctttttcTGAAGAAACGAGAGAGGAACCTACTCATTGTtcaagtatatgttgatgatatcattttcgGAGCCACATCTGACTCTCTTTGTGAAGagtttgcaaaactcatggggagTGAGTTCGAGATAAGTATGATGGGAGAATTAAATTTCTTCCTGGGACTTCAAGTGAGGCAATCTCAAAAGGGGACATTGATAAGTCAGCAGAAGTACATCAAGGAGCTGCTAAAaagtttgacatggaagcatcaaaagttattgacactcctattgccacAGCTACTCAtctagacatggatgaacctggttcctcTGTAAATCAGACAGTGTATAGAGGGATTATAGGGCCACTCTTGTATCTCACTACAAGATGACCATACATTGTGTTTGGCGTGGGTCTTTGTGCAAGATTTCAatctaatccaaaggaatctcatctaaaGACTgccaagagaatattgagatatctcaaaggaacgcagaacatggttctctactatccctcagATGACAACTTTAATCTTGTTgggtatgttgatgctgattatgcaggataTCTGGTGGACAGGAAAAGCACGTCTGGAATGGCACATTTCCTAGGTTCCTGACTAATCTTATGgggtacaaggaagcaaaactccaTGGCACTCTCAACTGCAGAAGCGGAATATGTAGCAGCtgcttcttgttgtgctcaattactGTGGATCAAACAACAGTTGGAAGACTTTGGAGTGTTCTTTGACTGTGTGCCCCGCCTGTGTGACAATATAAGTGCACTCAATATGGCAAAAAATCCAGTCCAACATAAGAGAGCCAAGCATATTGATGTGCAGCACCACTTcctcagagacaatgttgaaaaggggCTCATTTTCATGAAATTCTGCAGCACAGAGATCAGATTGTAGACATATTTACCAAGGCCTTGAGCagagaacattttgaaagaaattgccTGGCACTGGGGTTGATAAAACCCAACTAAGaacctggtccctcgatgattggctatgaaagaaatgtTCAGGTAAAATTAG is drawn from Nicotiana tabacum cultivar K326 chromosome 22, ASM71507v2, whole genome shotgun sequence and contains these coding sequences:
- the LOC142175747 gene encoding uncharacterized protein LOC142175747 — its product is MDSISQNIGHITNGFFCFSECSTDEDCIGDPAVTIPKIRKAFNDADRKAIEKNFRAKKILVCDIGPNEYNRISSCQSAKKIWEALQITHEGTTQVKQSKIDMLTTEYELFRMKDDESIQDMHTRFTSIINELHSLGEIIPKNKLVRKILSVLPSSWESKVNAIIEAKDL